AGATCAACACCGGCAAGGGCTGCCATCTCGACGCGCATATGGTCGGACATGCGCTCGAGACGCTGCCGGTGACGAGGGGAAGCGTTCTTTTCATCGAGAATGTCGGCAATCTCGTCTGTCCCGCCGCGTTTGATCTCGGCGAAGCGCACAAGGTCGTCGTGCTTTCGGTCACGGAGGGGGAGGACAAGCCGCTCAAATACCCCGACATGTTCGCCGCCGCCGATCTCATGCTGCTCAATAAATCCGATCTGCTGCCGCATCTTTCCTTCGATGTCGGCAAGTGTCTCGCCTCGGCGCTCAAGGTCAATCCGAACCTTCAGACGCTTGTCGTCTCCGCGCAGACTGGCGAGGGCATGGCCGCTTTTTACGCCTGGATCGAAGCCCGCGCAGCGCGCGCCGTCTCTGCGGCGGGCGCGGCGAAGACCGGATGAGCATGGCCTGCGCCGTGGTCGCTCACCGCCGCGGCGTCGCTTCGCGCGGATGACGGATGCGCCATAGCAGCGCCTTTGCCGCACCGCACGCAGGCGCGTCTCTTTCAGCGACTTTCCCTGTTTATGCATTGAGCCTGCGCGCCGACGCGCGCAGCGTTCATGCTTTCATCCGCCATCCGCAGCCATCAGCGCGGCCGTGCATGCGGCGCGCATGTGTGTCTGGCTGCCGTGCGGCGAACCTTGCCTGAGCGCCTCTCCTCCCTAATTGCACTTTCAGCCTGTTATTTTTAGGGATCGCGCCTGATGATCGTCGCTTTGGTCATGGTCTTCGTCGTTGCGGCGTCCTTGCTCTTTCATTTCCTCAGTCCCTGGCGCGCAACGCCCATCGCCTCTAACTGGGGCTTTATCGACGACACGCTGAAACTGACGTTCTGGGTGACGACCGCCGGCTTCGTCGCCGTCATCCTGTTCATGGCCTATTGTCTCTATCGCTTCCGGCATGAAGCCGGCCGCCGCTCGACCTACGAACCGGAAAACCGAAAGCTCGAATATACGCTGGGCGGCCTCACCACGCTTGCCGTCATTCTCCTGCTCGCGCCGGGCCTCGCCGTCTGGGGGCAATTCATCACCCCGCCTGGGAACGCCGCGCAGATCGAGGCGGTCGGCGCGCAATGGAGCTGGAGCTTCCGCCTGGCAGGAAAAGATCAGCGCTTTGGCGCGACGGATGTGCGGAATATCGCGGACGACAATCCGCTCGGCATCAGCCGCGCCGACCCGCACGGGCAGGATGATGTCGTCGTCACCAATGGCGAACTGCATCTGCCGCTCAACCAGCCGGTCAAGGTGCTGCTGCGCTCGATTGACGTGCTGCATGATTTCTACGTGCCGCAAATTCGCGCCAAGATGGACCTCGTGCCGGGCATGGAAACCTATTTCTGGTTCACGCCGACGAAGACCGGTCAGTTCGAAATCCTCTGTGTCGCCTATTGCGGACTCGGGCATCCCGAGATGCGCGGGCTGCTTTTTGTGGATTCGGAGAGCGACTACAAAAAATGGCTGGCCGGGCAAAAGAGCTTTGCCCAGCTGAGCGGAAGCAAAGGGGAACGACAGCAACGCGCGTCGAACCAATGAACGCGCCGGATGGACAGGGAGATCGGCTCGATGACTGACGTTCCGATAGGCGAACATGCTGTTCCATTACCGGAGGTGGAGGACGCCGAGCTCTACCATGCGACGACATGGCTGACGAAATATGTCTTCTCCCAGGACGCCAAGGTCATCGCCATTCAATACGCCTGCACCGCCATCATGATCGGTCTGCTCGCGCTCGTTCTGTCCTGGGTCATCCGTTTGCAGCTCGCCTTCCCGGGCGCCATTCCCTGGATCGACGCCAATGTCTATTATCAGGCTGTGACCATGCATGGCATGATCATGGTCGTTTACATGCTGACGGCGATCTTCCTCGGCGGCTTCGGCAATTATCTCATTCCCCTGATGGTGGGGGCGCGGGATATGGTTTTTCCCTTCGTCAACATGCTGAGCTACTGGGTCTATCTGCTGGCGGTGCTCGTGCTCGCGGCGAGCTATTTCGTTCCCGGAGGACCAACTGGCGCAGGCTGGACGCTGTATCCGCCGCAGTCGATCCTGACCGGCACGCCGGGTCATGAGTGGGGCATCATTCTGATGCTGGCCTCGCTCATTCTCTTCATCATCGGCTTCACCATGGGGGGGCTCAACTATGTCGTCACCGTCCTGCAAGGACGTACGCGCGGCATGACTCTGATGCGCATGCCGCTGACGGTCTGGGGCATCTTCACCGCGGCTGTGATGGCGCTGCTGGCCTTTCCCGGGCTGTTCGTCGCCTGCGTCATGCTGCTGCTCGACCGCACGCTCGGGACGAGCTTCTTCGTGCCGGCGATCGTCGAGATGGGCGCGCAAAAGACCTACAGCGGCGGAAGCCCTATTCTCTTCCAGCATCTTTTCTGGTTCTTCGGCCATCCGGAAGTCTATATTGTCGCCCTGCCGGCGTTCGGCATGGTCTCCGATCTGATCAGCGTGCATGCGCGCAAGAATATCTTCGGCTATCGCATGATGGTCTGGGCGATCCTCGCCATCGGCGTGCTGAGCATGGTGGTGTGGGGCCATCATATGTATGTGAGCGGCATGGACCCGCTGTTCGGCTTCTTTTTCGCGATTACGACTCTCGCGATCGCCGTGCCCACCGCCATGAAAGTCTATAACTGGGTGCTGACGCTGTGGCGGGCCGATATTCATTTCACCACGCCGATGCTCTTCGCGCTCGGCTTTCTCGTCACATTCGTCAATGGCGGCATCACGGGGCTCTATCTCGGCAATGTCATTGTCGATGTGCCGCTCTCGGCCACTCTCTTCGTCGTGGCGCATTTTCACATGGTGATGGGCATTGCGCCCGTGCTGGTGATCTTTGGCGCCATCTATCACTGGTATCCGAAGATCACCGGACGCATGATGAACGAACGCCTTGGCAAGATTCATTTCTGGATCACCTTCCTCGGCGCCTACGCCATTTTCTTTCCGATGCATTATCTCGGCCTTGTCGGCGTGCCGCGGCGCTTCTACGAGATGGGCGACGCGGCCTTCCTGACGCATTCCGTCGTGGGGCTGAATATCTTCATGACGGTCACGGCGCTGTTTGTCGGCGTGTCACAGGCCTTGTTCTTCTACAACGCGATCCGGAGCCTCAAGCACGGCGCGGTCGCCGGCGGCAATCCGTGGCGCGCCGCCTCGCTCGAGTGGCAGACGCCGGAAACGCCGCCGGGCCATGGGAATTGGGGAAGGGAACTGCCGATCGTCTATCGCTGGCCTTACGCCTATAGCGTTCCCGGCGCAGCGGAGGATTTCCTGCCTCAGAACGAGCCGCCTTTGCAGGGGGAGCACGCGACATGAGCGTGATGGGAATCTATTTTCTTCTTGTCGCGTCTATCGCCGTGTGGTGGCTGTGGCGCGAGGGCGTGACAGAGTCGCCCTGGTTACAGGAGGGCGAGGCTCCTGCGTGGCGTGGCGTCAGCGGACGACCAATGGCGGCGAAGGCGGGCCTCACGATCCTCCTCGCCGTGGCGTTGTGTCTGTTCTCATTGATGAGCGCCGCCTTTCTGATGCGCATGGAGGCGACCGACTGGCGGTCGCCGCCGTTGCCGACCATCCTGTGGTTCAATACGGCCGCGCTCGTCATCAGCGATCTCGCGCTGGCGCTCGCCAGCCTTCACGCCCACAACCGGTCGAGCCTGCGCGTCAAACGCGCGCTGGTTGTCGCCGGCGTCGCGAGCCTCGCTTTTCTTTCCGGCCAGCTATGGGCATGGCGCGAGATGGTCATCGGCGGTTTCTACGCTGCGCAAAATCCAGCCAACGCCTTCTTCTTCCTTCTGACCGGCGCGCATGCGGCGCATCTGATCGGCGGTCTTGTCGTGCTGGCCCGGGTCACGGCGCAGGCGTGGCGACAGGACGGGGAAGCTCTGGCGGCGCGTATCGATCTATGCGCGATCTATTGGCGCTTCCTGCTCGTCATCTGGCTTTTGCTCTTTGCCCTGCTCGTCGGCTGGGCCGACAATCTCGGCGCGATCTGCCGCCGGCTTCTTTCGTGAAAGGGGAGGGGCCAATCATGACCTCCAGTTCCGGCGCAAGGGAAACCCCACGGCCAGGAGGCCTGAGGGGGATGATCGCCGACTGGTCCTCGGACCAGCGCTCGTTCAAGAGCGCGTCCTGGGGCAAGACGATGATGTGGATCTTCCTCGTCAGCGACACCTTCATCTTCAGTTGCTTCCTCATTTCATACATGACCGTCCGCATGTCGACGACCGTACCGTGGCCCAATCCGAGCGAAATCTTCGCGCTCGACATCGGCGGACGGAAGATTCCACTCATCCTCATCGCCATCATGACATTCGACCTCATCACCAGTTCGGGAACGATGGCGATGGCCGTCAATTTCGCTTATGCGCGCGAGCGCAGGAAAGCGGCGATAATGATGCTGGTGACCGCCTTCTTCGGCGCCCTGTTTGTGGGGATGCAGGCGTTCGAATGGACCAAGCTGATCGAGGAGGGCGTGCGTCCCTGGGCCAATCCGTTCGGCGCGGCCCAGTTCGGCTCATCCTTCTTCATGATCACCGGCTTCCACGGTTTCCATGTTTCCGTCGGCGTGATCTTCCTTCTCATCATCGCGCGCGTGGTCTGGCGTGGAGATTACGACCAGGGACGGCGCGGCTTCTTCACGAGCCGGCGGGGGCGTTATGAGATTGTGGAAATCATGGGTCTCTACTGGCACTTCGTGGATCTGGTCTGGGTTTTCATTTTTGCATTCTTCTACCTTTGGTGAGAGGAGAGAGAAATGAAAACGGCGGAAAGCGAAAATGTACCCGTGGCGCATGGCGGCGACGCGCATGCCGCGCCGTCGCCGCGGACCGAGGCCGCTCACGGCCAGCAGCATCCCATCGCGCTTTACCTGACAGTATGGGGGTTGCTCTTCGTGTTGAGCGCCTGCTCCTACCTCGTGGATTATTTCAATTTTCAGGGGGCCGAGAGATGGGGGCTCATCATCCTGTTCATGCTGGCGAAGGCGGGACTGATCGTCGCCGTTTTCATGCACATGGCGTGGGAGCGTCTGGCGCTTGTGGTCGCCATTCTGCTGCCGCCCATGGCCGTTCTCGTCTTCGTCGGGACGATGGCGCTCGAGGGCGATTACACCCATTTCACGCGCGCGACGTTTTTTGTGTCTGACGGGCGTCAGCCCGTCGAGGCGCGCTAGCGCAGAACGAGAACAGAGCAGCTTGCGTGGCGGACGATGGCGCTGGCGTTGGAGCCAATGAGAAAGCGCTCCATGCCGGGCCGATGCGAACAGAGCAGGATGACGTCGCTGCCCCAGCTCTCGGCTTCCGCGAGAATCTGCTGATAGACCGGCCCGAAATGCAGCACAGTTGAAATCCGGTCGGCTGCATAGTCGATGCTTGCGGCAAGGGCCGCGAGTTCGCTCTCGAGGCCGCTGCGAATGTTTGCGGCGAAATCCTTTGGCGAATAATCCAGAAGCGGGATCGGCCCCAGCGACTGCACATTGACGAGGCGGATGTCTGCGTCGAAGGCTTTGGCGAGCGCCTCGGCGTAGCCGAGCGCGTATCTGGTCATCTTCTCTTCCGCGAGATCGATCGGAGCAAGGATTTTCGTGAACATCGCCATCATCCGCAAAGCCGGTCGCTGACGTGACAACGCAATCGGGAGGCGCGCTGTTCCTTTGCGACGCGGCGCGGAGAGGGGCTGGCGATTGCGCGCGCGTCAAGCGCCCGGTGGAACATCGAAACGGGGTTGGCGTTGGACGTGTGGCCGAGGGGCTCTGTCAGACAAGGATCCGGAGACGCGGCAATGCAACACACTCGCAAGTTTCTGACAGCGGCGCTCGCCGCGACCATGCTGATCGGCTCGATTTCAGTATCCACGCCTGCCTCCGCATGGGGCCGCTGGGGCTATGGCGGCGGATGGGGGCGCCATTGGGGCTATGGCGGCGGGTGGGGTTATGGCGGCGGATGGCGTCGCGGCTGGGGCGGTTATGGCGCGTGGGGGCTCGGCGCGGGTCTCGCCACGGGCCTCGCGCTCGGCGCGGGCTATCCTTACGGCGGTTATGGCTATTGGGGAGCGGCGGCGCCCGGCTATGGCTATTGGGGGTCCGCGGGCGGTTGCGGCGGCTATTACGGCGCGGCCTATCCCACCTATTCCTATCCGGCGACCTACGGCTACGGCGGCGGGTGCAACTGCAGCTGCTGAGGACTGTTGAGAAGGCGCGACCGCGCCTGTGGCGCGGTTGCTCTCCTGCCGGGCGCCCTCTCTCTCCGTCTGGCGGAAAGGTCGGCGCCGGTTGGGAACAGGCGGCCCGGCGCGATGTTTCGCGCGGACCGGACCGCCTCAGCCGCCCCATGCCGGCCCCAGGAACAATCCCAGCATTAAAGCAGCGCCGTGGTCGGCGCTGCGCGCTGGCGCACAGACGGCGTCAGCTGCCGGTCAGCACCTGCACCTGCACGGGGCCGGCACCCAGATGGACGAGTCCGATGGCGGTTGCGGCGCCCCGGGAAAGATCGAGGCTCCTGCCGGTCCAGGCCGCCGGCCCGCGGTCATTGACGCGCACAATAACGGAGCGTCCGCGATGCGTGACAAGCAGTTTGCTGCCCAGCGGCAGGGTGCGATGGGCCGCCGTCAGGCCCCATTGATTGAACCGCTCGCCGCTGGCGGTGTGTGTGTTGGGCTCGAAGCGGCGGGGGCCGCCGCCGTAGAAGGACGCGTTCGCCACAAATGTGCGGGCGTTCTGCGGCATGGCGAAGGTTTCGCTCTGGCCGGCCTTGTCGTAACGGCCGGCGTTCGAGGCGGCTGGGGCCGCAATTGCGGCCGAGCCAGTAATAATCGTCAAGCCAAGTGTCGCAGTCGCCACATAGATACGCTTCATTCTGTCGTATGCTCCTTTGTATTTCCCACAATGACGAAAGCATATGCGCGTTTCCTGTAAAGGAACGCCGCGCATATCGTGTCGGATGATCGATGTGGGAGAGGGGATGCAGGGGTTTATAAAAAGAGAATGTGGCGAAATATTTCAAAGAAACTGGCCAGAATGGACGAATATTGTGGCCGGGACGGACGCGCTTTGCGATTTCGCCAGAAATTATCACGTTAACGTAGTGGGCATAAGATGTTGATAATCTGGATTGGCAGGCCAGAGCGGCAATGAGCCATCTTGACAAGTTCGACGCGACGACTCCTTGACGATTCTCTATCGTATCGTCATTTTACCCGATGGGTAGGCAGGCGCCGGACAACCCCGAGTTGCCTTTGGGCGGCAGCATCCTTTGCGATGTGGATCAGGGGCCGGGGGCCTACCCGCCTATCTCGGCGCGCCAAAGTGGAGAAAATATTCCATTTGCTGATCGTCGGTCGCGCATTTCCCGAACCCTGGGACAGGGGTAAAGCCGGAGTTCAGGCAATTTGAGCGGTGATCCTGCAACAAGCGGGCTCTTAATATTTTCCCGTATGAGTGCTCGTAATTCCCATAAGCATTTGGTTCTACCCCAAGGAAAAACGCGCTCGTTATGACATCGGCGATCTGAAGACCTGCCCAGCGGCTATGGTTTTCAACGACGATGTTTTCCACGTCCAGAACGTTCCATCTTATCGACCGCACGGGGCGCATAACCTCAAGCCCATCGCGCATGAGTATGAGGTAGTCCTTCATTGTCTGGTAATCGGTATTTGCCCTACGAGAAAACACAACCTTCAGACTACAGGGAGTTCCCCTTGCGTCGGATTGGCAGAATGCCGTCACGCGTTCCAAGAGCCACCTTATGAGGTAATTGTAGAGGTAATTTTTCTTCTTGAAGACAGGCTCCCATTTCGTTCCTACAATCGTGACCTTGTGCGACAGGGTTATGCAGGCCGCAACCGGCATTGCTGCAATCTCTTGGCAAGCCACGATCTTTTGCTCGTGTTTCAGGTCACGAAAATGCAGGTCAGGTGTCTTTTTCTTCGGAAATCGCGCAAGGATTTTGTCTCGCCATACTGGGAGTTTAAGATCGTTCTCTCTTGTGACGATGCAGGCTCCAAGCACGAGCCAGCGCGACTGTCCCCCGGACGGCCCTGCCGCTAGCTTTCCAATGCCTTCGTCTCCGGCTTCGTCTATATATGCGGTGTAATGTCTGACCTGTGGATGCGGAATCGGCATGGCGGCAACACGAGACTCTGAAACGCGCGACCAAGAAACGGCATGGTCCAGATTTGAGCGCGCGGTTGATGCGGCGGTCAAGGGCGGCCCTAAGCACAAGGTCGCTCCTACGGCTGGCGTCGATAAGAAGACGCGCCCCGCAAGCAAGGGGCGCGTCCATAAGGGGAAGTCTAAGAACTAGATGAGGCGCTTGCTGCGGTCGGCGCGGTCGGCTTCAATTGCGCTGCGGATGCTTGCCGCGCTCTTGGTTGCGGCGATCTCGCACTGCTTGACGCCGCGCGAATCTTCATCCTCGATGCGCTCTTTCGCTAGTTGCTCCGCAGCCATGATGAAAACAAGGTCGCGAGTGCTCATGGTGTCACGTAAGCTAGCCGCTTTTGACAAGCTCTTTTCGGCTTTCAATTCCTTAGCTGTCTTGCCCATAAGACCTTTGTAGGTGCCGTTGGTCACACGCGCGAATTCGAGCGGTTTCGTTACGTCGTGCTCTTTGAGTGTCGCGGTGAGATCAATGCGCTTGGCGCGACCAAGGGCGCGCACACCCGTCCATTCATTATCCTTCGCAGAAGCACGCTGGAGTATGTCATCTGCAAGCGTTGCGTCGCCGGTTTTGTAGCGAAGGAAGACCTCGTTGACCTCATAGTGCAGGGCGGGGCTAAGGTACTTCGCGTATGCTAGCGCCAGATTCGAATGCGCCCACACGCCACCGTTTCGGCCGCGCCGCGCGCAAAATACTGATAACAGGTCGTCTTTCGACAAATCCCGGGATTTTCCCGTGTTTTTCTCAGCGGTAAAGTTGATCAACGCGAGGGTGGTTGCCAATCTGCTCCACTCATAGGGGTCCTGCTTTGTGAACCCGCCCGCCTTGTGGATGTCATTTAGGCGAATGCGCCCTTTTTCATCCACAGCGATTTTACGGCCTTTGACTTTGAAGAAGTCGAGTTTGTTATCAGTCATTTATGCGCCTTTTCGCGGCGACAAGACCACTAGACTTCCCGCGGACTTTCGGCATAGGGTCCGCTTGTTCAGGGAGGAAGGGCCTAGCAGCTTGACCTGAATTCGGGGGACGCCGCTGCAATCGGCCGTCCCCCTTTTGATTCGCCGAAGGCATGAGTTTTGCGCTGGCGCTCTCGCAAGTCGAGTGCTAACCACCCATTGCCCGCCGTAAACTGTTGATAATAGTACATAAAGATATCGTTATGCGTTGATGCGGCGCGCTAATTACGCGCCTGTTTCTTCTGCCAACGAATTGTTGCCGCCGCAC
The DNA window shown above is from Methylocystis echinoides and carries:
- a CDS encoding KilA-N domain-containing protein codes for the protein MTDNKLDFFKVKGRKIAVDEKGRIRLNDIHKAGGFTKQDPYEWSRLATTLALINFTAEKNTGKSRDLSKDDLLSVFCARRGRNGGVWAHSNLALAYAKYLSPALHYEVNEVFLRYKTGDATLADDILQRASAKDNEWTGVRALGRAKRIDLTATLKEHDVTKPLEFARVTNGTYKGLMGKTAKELKAEKSLSKAASLRDTMSTRDLVFIMAAEQLAKERIEDEDSRGVKQCEIAATKSAASIRSAIEADRADRSKRLI
- a CDS encoding cytochrome c oxidase subunit I, with protein sequence MTDVPIGEHAVPLPEVEDAELYHATTWLTKYVFSQDAKVIAIQYACTAIMIGLLALVLSWVIRLQLAFPGAIPWIDANVYYQAVTMHGMIMVVYMLTAIFLGGFGNYLIPLMVGARDMVFPFVNMLSYWVYLLAVLVLAASYFVPGGPTGAGWTLYPPQSILTGTPGHEWGIILMLASLILFIIGFTMGGLNYVVTVLQGRTRGMTLMRMPLTVWGIFTAAVMALLAFPGLFVACVMLLLDRTLGTSFFVPAIVEMGAQKTYSGGSPILFQHLFWFFGHPEVYIVALPAFGMVSDLISVHARKNIFGYRMMVWAILAIGVLSMVVWGHHMYVSGMDPLFGFFFAITTLAIAVPTAMKVYNWVLTLWRADIHFTTPMLFALGFLVTFVNGGITGLYLGNVIVDVPLSATLFVVAHFHMVMGIAPVLVIFGAIYHWYPKITGRMMNERLGKIHFWITFLGAYAIFFPMHYLGLVGVPRRFYEMGDAAFLTHSVVGLNIFMTVTALFVGVSQALFFYNAIRSLKHGAVAGGNPWRAASLEWQTPETPPGHGNWGRELPIVYRWPYAYSVPGAAEDFLPQNEPPLQGEHAT
- a CDS encoding cytochrome C oxidase subunit IV family protein, producing the protein MKTAESENVPVAHGGDAHAAPSPRTEAAHGQQHPIALYLTVWGLLFVLSACSYLVDYFNFQGAERWGLIILFMLAKAGLIVAVFMHMAWERLALVVAILLPPMAVLVFVGTMALEGDYTHFTRATFFVSDGRQPVEAR
- a CDS encoding cytochrome c oxidase subunit 3; protein product: MSVMGIYFLLVASIAVWWLWREGVTESPWLQEGEAPAWRGVSGRPMAAKAGLTILLAVALCLFSLMSAAFLMRMEATDWRSPPLPTILWFNTAALVISDLALALASLHAHNRSSLRVKRALVVAGVASLAFLSGQLWAWREMVIGGFYAAQNPANAFFFLLTGAHAAHLIGGLVVLARVTAQAWRQDGEALAARIDLCAIYWRFLLVIWLLLFALLVGWADNLGAICRRLLS
- a CDS encoding cytochrome c oxidase subunit II, which gives rise to MIVALVMVFVVAASLLFHFLSPWRATPIASNWGFIDDTLKLTFWVTTAGFVAVILFMAYCLYRFRHEAGRRSTYEPENRKLEYTLGGLTTLAVILLLAPGLAVWGQFITPPGNAAQIEAVGAQWSWSFRLAGKDQRFGATDVRNIADDNPLGISRADPHGQDDVVVTNGELHLPLNQPVKVLLRSIDVLHDFYVPQIRAKMDLVPGMETYFWFTPTKTGQFEILCVAYCGLGHPEMRGLLFVDSESDYKKWLAGQKSFAQLSGSKGERQQRASNQ
- a CDS encoding heme-copper oxidase subunit III family protein, translated to MIADWSSDQRSFKSASWGKTMMWIFLVSDTFIFSCFLISYMTVRMSTTVPWPNPSEIFALDIGGRKIPLILIAIMTFDLITSSGTMAMAVNFAYARERRKAAIMMLVTAFFGALFVGMQAFEWTKLIEEGVRPWANPFGAAQFGSSFFMITGFHGFHVSVGVIFLLIIARVVWRGDYDQGRRGFFTSRRGRYEIVEIMGLYWHFVDLVWVFIFAFFYLW
- a CDS encoding DUF3800 domain-containing protein yields the protein MTAASTARSNLDHAVSWSRVSESRVAAMPIPHPQVRHYTAYIDEAGDEGIGKLAAGPSGGQSRWLVLGACIVTRENDLKLPVWRDKILARFPKKKTPDLHFRDLKHEQKIVACQEIAAMPVAACITLSHKVTIVGTKWEPVFKKKNYLYNYLIRWLLERVTAFCQSDARGTPCSLKVVFSRRANTDYQTMKDYLILMRDGLEVMRPVRSIRWNVLDVENIVVENHSRWAGLQIADVITSAFFLGVEPNAYGNYEHSYGKILRARLLQDHRSNCLNSGFTPVPGFGKCATDDQQMEYFLHFGAPR
- a CDS encoding universal stress protein, translating into MFTKILAPIDLAEEKMTRYALGYAEALAKAFDADIRLVNVQSLGPIPLLDYSPKDFAANIRSGLESELAALAASIDYAADRISTVLHFGPVYQQILAEAESWGSDVILLCSHRPGMERFLIGSNASAIVRHASCSVLVLR
- a CDS encoding septal ring lytic transglycosylase RlpA family protein, with protein sequence MKRIYVATATLGLTIITGSAAIAAPAASNAGRYDKAGQSETFAMPQNARTFVANASFYGGGPRRFEPNTHTASGERFNQWGLTAAHRTLPLGSKLLVTHRGRSVIVRVNDRGPAAWTGRSLDLSRGAATAIGLVHLGAGPVQVQVLTGS